The Sulfurimonas sp. HSL3-2 genome segment AAGTCCATAGTCATCTATGCCATTATCCGAAGAAACTCGGACAAAAATACTTCGGCTAAGACCGCTTTAGCTCTGGCGCAGATCGGTGAGTTCTCTTTTGCAGTTTTTGCACTTGCCGGTTCGCAAAAACTGATTAGCCAGGAGATGGCGAGCTTTTTGATACTCGTAAGTGTCATTTCCATGATCCTTACACCGCTTGTGCTAAGCAATATCTATAAGCTCTCATCTTACTTTGAAAAAGAGTTCTTTGAAGCGGACGTCATTACGCCTATTGGACAAAAGGGGCATATTATTGTAGCGGGCTATTCGACTTTGGGAAGAAGGATAGCAGCAGAGCTGCAGGCAAGAGGAGCCGACTTTGTCATCATCTCGGACAACTTAAGACACGTACTCTTGGCTAGAAAACTGGGCTATATGGCATACTTCGGTCACTTAAACAAACTGCCCGTTTTGGAGTCTTTGGCAGTCGATGAAGCGAAAGCCGTCATCATCACACTGAGCAGCGAGCACAACAGACGTCTTATCAGCGAAGCGATACTGGAGTTTTCTCCGCATGCGAACATCATCATTAAGATTGACAGCGTAGAGGAGAGAAAAAGTATGAAAGACCTGCCGAAGCTTGAGTTTGTCGATGCGAGTTATGAGGTGTCAAAACTGCTGGTGGATCACGCTGTCAAAAAATAATGTTTGACTTAATCTGCTTCTATGATTGATTAAGTAGATTCTTAGTAATAGTGGAGTCAAATATAAGTATGAAAAAGATTTATATCATAAGACATGCGAAATCCAGCTGGAAAGATCTCAATCTTGATGATTTTGAAAGACCTTTAAATAAAAGAGGGCAGAATGATGCTCCTTTTATGGCAAAGACACTCAAGAAAAAAGGCGTGAAGCCGGATATCATCATCTCAAGTCCTGCACTTAGAGCAAAGACGACCGCACAGATAATCGCACAAGAGGTAGGATTTAAAAAGTCTATACTATATATAGAGAAGATATACGAGGCAGAAGTCGAAGACCTTTATGATGTAGTGAGGAACATAGATGAAAAGTACAAAACAGTTTTTATCATAGGACATAATCCTGGATTAAATATGTTTGTCGAGAGTCTGGTCGGTTTTCATGAGAATATCCCCACATGCGGAATCCTCGAGCTAGAGATAAATTGTAAGAATAATAAAGACATAAGTGCTTCATGCAGCGAGTTCATATCTTTTGATTACCCGAAAAGATATAAATAAATAAGTAGAAATGTGTTAAAATTGTAAAAATATATCAAGGAACACGAATGTTACACGAATACCGCGACATCATCACACACATGAAAGAAAATGAAGCTGCAAACGCTCACTTTTTAAAGATCTTTGATCGTCACAACGAACTTGACGATAAGATAACAAAAGGTGAAAACGGTGATATGCCTTTAACTGATGCTGAGCTTGAAACGCTTAAAAAAGAGAAGTTACTTCTTAAAGATGAAGCTTACGGCATGATCTTAAAATACAAAAAAGAGCACAACCTATAATCCATCGTAATGATGGATTATCTTATATATTCTACAACCTCTTCATATGGCAGTCTGAGTTGAGAAGATTGTTCATTTACTCTATATCCAAACGGTAATATCATAGATAACTGGTACTTAGTGGTATCAAGACCGAGTGTCTCTTCAACAGCTTTTTTATCCAATCCTTCGATGGGACATGAGTCGATCCCGATATATGCAGCAGCAGTCATCATATTTCCGGCAGCAATATAGGTCTGTCTTGCCGTCCAAGAGTAGATGTTCTCATCACTGCTAAGAGTCTCTTTTAGATGATCCGCATATAAGTTGAGGTAGAACTCTAACTTTTCTTCTGGCATATCGCGTCTTTGAAATCTTTTTTTAGGGACTCCACTCTCTGGTTTTACGTTTTCTATCCCCGCAAGAATGACCACAAGATGTGAACATGAAGTTATCTGAACCTGATTCCAACATAACGGACGCAGTTTCGCTTTTAATTCTTCATTTGTAATGACTAAGAACTTCCATGCTTCCATTCCAAAAGATGAAGGAGATTTTCTTGCTGCCTCCATAATATAATGCATTTCATCATCAGATATTTTTTTATTTTCATCAAATATCTTGCATGCATGCCTAAAATCCATAGCTTTCATAAAATCATTTGTCATCTGTTTTCCTTTGTTTAATAGTTCTTTTGAGCTATGGTACACTATTTTTAGGCTTGTTTTGTAAATGAATACTATAGAAATGTGATAAAAATGTTACTAAAATTCACAAGTGTGATAAAAACTTGATAAAACTTGATATAGAGTAAAAAGTTATCAAAAAATTATTTTCTGTTATTTTTTTAACAATAAAAAATAATTTAGGCACTTTTGATAACTTTTGATTATATCTACTATCAAAAATCACCCTTTTTTGATAAATTTAATAGGATTTATAATAAATGCTTATCAATCTTAAAATAAGTTTAAGTTTCAACTAATTTTTTCTCACATATAATGCTTGCAGTCAAAGCGAACTAACGAACCGCTTGAACAAAAAATTTATAAAACTCTAATGGAGATGAAATGAAGAAAACAATTAAATTAGCTGTAGTGGCTGCATTAGCTCTAGGGACAACTTCTGCGTTTGCAACAAACGGATCAAACCTAATAGGTATGGGTGCAAAAACTCGTGGTATGGCTGGTACAGGTATCGGTATGAGTCATGGTGCTGAATCAGCATTAGTTAACCCGGCGTTAATCACATCTGTAAAAGGTACAGAGATATCTTTCGGTGGTACTCTTTTTATGCCTAACGTAAAAAATACAAATGATCTTGGTGCTGGCGGTGTTTCTGCTGATAGTGATGCTAAGATGAATGTTATACCAGAAGTTTCTTTAGCTACTAAAGTAAATGATAACTTTTACTGGGGTGTAGGTATGTGGGGAACTGCAGGTATGGGTACTGACTACCGTTCATCTAAAGATATCGCATCAGGCGGAACACAAATGCAAATGGTTACTAACCTTCAACTAATGCAGTTCGGTGTGCCTTTAGCATATACTATGGAAGGTGTAAGTGTAGCTATAACTCCAGTACTACAATATGGAGCACTTGATATTAATTACAACTCTACAGGTTTACCTGGTGGTGATAAAGTAGGTGCTGGTATTGCTCAAGATTTAAAATTTGGTTATAACTTAGGTTTATCATACCAAACATCTGGTATCACAATAGGTGCTACATATAAATCTCAAATTGATATGGAATATCAAGGACAATTATCAAATGCAATGCAAGCTTTCGGTTTAACTGGATATACGAACGATAAATTATCAACTCCAGCTGAGATCGGTGCGGGTGTTAGTTATGCATTTGATGGTAATACAATCGCTATCGATTTTAAACAGATCCAATGGTCAAAAGCAAAAGGTTACGAAGACTTTAAATGGGATGACCAAAACGTGATCTCTGTCGGTTATGAGTATGCAACAGCTGATTGGGCTGCACGTATCGGTTATAACTATGCAAAAAGTCCAATTTCTGAGCAAAGTGGATTCGCAGGTAGTTTGACTGCTCCAAGTAGTGGTTTAATTAACACATTTAACCTTTTAGGTTTCCCGGCAATAGTTGAGTCTCATTATGCAATCGGTGGTACATATAACTTTAGTACAACAACTTCACTTGACTTAGCATTTACATATGCTCCGGAAGTAAGTAATACATATACAAACTTTACTACTGTAACAGATATAACAACAAAACATTCACAAACAAGCGCAAGTGCACAACTTAACTACGCGTTTTAATAGATAGATTCTATTCATTCTCCGTCGCCTTCGGGCGACATCTCCAAAGATTTTCAAAGCTTAATTCGGGTGCAGCTCTTTTTTTAGTTCTTTTGGCAGTTGTGCAAAAGCTATCTTTTGCTGCCCCTGTTTTACATCACCTTCATATACCATCACATCGACGGTCATGTCTTTTTGATAAAAGCGGATAAGCTTGTAAGTCGTATTGTCTCTTGTGAACGATATCTTTTTATCGCTTAGTTCAATTGTAGGTTTTTTCTTTTTTGCCATAATATTACTTTAAATAAATTCCCGTGTCTTTGACCTCTATAAGGTTCTTTTCCTGTAAAACAGTCAACGAGTGTTTAAAAGCTTTTTTGCTCATACCAAAAGCATCTGTGATGAGCTGTGAATCGCTTTTGTAGTTGTATGGCATACTTCCGCCGTTTTTCTTGATAAGTTCTAATACTTTTGTAGAGGAGTCGTCTTTTCTCTCTTGCCCTATCTTTTGGATCGATATATCGATATTGCCGTCATTTCGTATATTTTTCACGTAGCCGGTTCTTTTGTCGCCGACATGGACGGTCTCAAAGACCTCGTTTCTATATACCAGACCGTTATATTTGTTATCTACTATACATTTATACCCAAGCGGAGTCTCATCATATATAAGTATCTCGACCGCACTGTTGCGAAATAGTCCCTGAGGTTTGTCGTCAAGGTACTTGACAAACTTTTGAGTCCCAATGAGTCTGTCTGTCTGCTCATCGATCACGACACGAAGAAGTTTTTTATCTCCGACTTGAAATGGCTGTTTTTGTAAAGCTTTGGGAACGAAAAGGTCTTTTGGAAGTCCCCAGTTCACGAATGCCCCGAATTTTGTCGTATCGACTACTTCAAAAAGTCCGAACTCGTCTATCATAGCTGTCGGCCTTAGAGTCGTTGACACTAAACGGTCTTCACTATCGGTGTAAACAAATACGTCAAGCAGATCGCCGACTTTCATGCTTTCATTATAGTATTGGTTTGGAAGAAGCACATCTTCACCGTCTGCTGCAACAAGATAGAGTCCCGGAGATGTGTATCTATCTACTAGAAGTGTATTAACACGACCGATATGGATATGTTCGTTTTGAGTCAAAATTAGCCTTTACATGTAATAGGCTAATTATATCAGGTATCGGATCAATTCTCGTTTAATATACGTTTTACATTTTTTCTGATATAATGCGCATCCGCTTTGCTGTTTTGTACACAATAAGTGAATGTTTGTATCTGTACAAGTTGGTGTAGACACAAGTATTGGTTAAAGTATTTAACCTCAATAAGCGGCAAAGATTTAAAGAACAGGAGCTTTCAATGAAAGTACGTGCTTCAGTAAAGAAGATGTGTGACGATTGTAAAGTCGTTAAGAGAAAAGGGATCGTCAGAGTAATCTGTAAAAATCCTAAACATAAACAGAGACAAGGATAAGAATGGCACGTATCGCAGGTGTGGACTTACCTAAGAAAAAACGCGTAGAGTACGGACTGACATACATATTTGGTATCGGTCTTCACAAATCACGTCAAATTCTAGAAGCTACAGGTATTAACCCTGATAAACGCGTTCATGAATTAGACTCAGAAGATGTTGCAGCTATCACAAAAGAGATCCGTGATTCTCATATTGTTGAGGGTGATCTTCGTAAACAAGTTGCAATGGACATTAAAGCATTGATGGAACTAGGTTCTTATCGTGGACTTCGTCATCGTCGTGGATTACCATGTCGTGGACAAAAAACTAAGACAAATGCGCGTACTCGTAAAGGTAAGCGTAAAACTGTCGGCTCAGCGTAAGGAATTATTAGATGGCAAAAAGAAAAGCTGTACGTAAAAAAGTAGTAAAAAAGAACATTGCACGTGGTGTGGTTCACATCTCTGCATCATTTAATAATACTCTTGTAACTATTACTGACGAAATGGGTAATATGATCGCATGGAGTTCTGCTGGAAGTCTTGGTTTCAAAGGCTCTAAAAAATCTACACCATTTGCAGCGCAACAAGCAGTTGAAGCAGCAGTAGAAAAAGCAAAAGTTCATGGAATTAAAGAACTAGGTATTAGAGTTCAAGGTCCTGGTTCAGGTCGTGAGACAGCAGTAAAAGCTGTAGGTGCTATCGAAGGTATCCGTGTTACATTCATGAAAGATGTTACACCATTACCACACAACGGTTGTCGCGCACCAAAACGTCGTAGAGTTTAAGGAGATTACTGATGGCAAGATATAGAGGTCCAGTAGAAAAAATCGAACGTAGATTCGGTGTAAGTTTGGCACTTAAAGGTGAACGTCGTTTAGCTGGGAAATCAGCATTAGAAAAACGTCCGTATGCACCAGGTCAACACGGTCAACGTCGTAAAAAAATATCTGAGTATGGTTTACAACTAAACGAAAAACAAAAAGCGAAATTCATGTATGGTGTTTCTGAAAAACAATTCCGTACATTATTCCAAGAAGCTAACCGTCGTACTGGTAACACTGGTTCGATCTTAATCACTCTTCTTGAAACTCGTTTAGATAACGTACTTTATCGTATGGGATTTGCTAGTACACGTCGTTTTGCACGTCAATTAGTAAACCATGGTCACGTACTTGTTGACGGAAAACGCGTTGATATCCCATCATACGCTGTTAAACCGGGTCAAAAAGTTGAAATCCGTGAAAAAAGCAAGAAAAATCCTCAGATTCTTCGTGCAATCGAGTTAACAAACCAAACTGGTTTAGCTCCATGGGTTGATATTGATGCTGATAAAGTATTTGGAATCTTTACTCGTTTACCAGAACGTGAAGAGATTATAATTCCAGTAGAAGAACGTTTAATCGTTGAGCTTTACTCGAAATAATAAATAAAAAAAGGCGTTTGAGAATGAACAAGATAAAAACTACTCCGCTTCTCCCACAAGAGTTTGTGGTTGAGCAGATCAGTGATAACGAAGCGAATATCATCGCTTATCCATTCGAGACGGGTTATGCTGTATCTTTAGCTCACCCGCTTCGCCGTTTCCTATTAAGCAGCTCTGTTGGATATGCTCCAATAGCTATTAAAATAGAGGGTGCTAAGCATGAGTTTGACTCAGTGCGTGGTATGCTTGAAGATATTTCTGATTTTATTATCAACTTAAAAGGTATTCGTTTTAAATTAAAAAACGATGCTACTGCGGTTGAAGCAAACTACAGCTTTGTAGGTCCATGCGAAATAAAAGGAAGCGATCTTAATAGTGATGAAGTAGAAGTTGTTACACCTGACGCATTCCTTGCAACGCTTAATGAAGATGCTACTTTAAACTTTAGCATCATCATAAATCAAGGTATCGGATATGTACCAAGTGAAGATATTAGAGATGATCTAAAAGAGGGTTATATAGCTCTTGACACATTCTTTACTCCGGTACGTAGAGCAACTTATAAAATTGAGAACGTTCTAGTCGAAGACAATCCAAACTTTGAAAAAGTTGTACTTAACATAGTTACAGATGGTCAGATTTCTCCGCTTGACGCATTCAGAAACTCTTTAGAGGTTATGTATGCACAGCTTGCTGTATTCAACAGTGAAATCAGTATCAAAACTCCTGTTTCTATCGAAAGAGCAGAAGAGAGTGCAGAACTTAAAAAACTTACAGCTCGTATTGAAGAGCTAGGTCTTAGTGCTAGAAGTTTTAACTGTTTAGATCGTTCAAACATCAAGATGATCGGTGAGATCGTTTTAATGAGCGAAAATGATCTTAAAAATGTTAAGAATTTAGGTAAAAAATCGTTTGAAGAGATATTAGAGAAAGTGCAAGAGTTCGGTTTTGCAGTTGGTGCTGATCTTTCAGATGATTTAGTAAGTTCATTAAAAAAGAAAATAGAAGCTGAGTAAGCTTAAAGAGGATTTTAGATGAGACATCGTCATGGATATCGCAAACTTGGTCGTACAAGTGCTCACCGTGGAGCGCTTCTTAAGAACTTAAGTATTGCATTAATTGAAAACGGTAAGATAGAGACAACTGTACCAAAAGCTAAAGAGCTTCGTTCATTTGTTGAAAAACTAATCACAACTGCTGGTAAAGGTGATGCTAACGCTCACCGTGCAGTATTTGCAGCTTTACAAAATAAAGAAGCAACTAAAAAACTAGTTAACGAAATAGCTCCTCAGTACGTTGAACGTGCTGGTGGATATACTCGTATCACTAGAACTCGTATCCGTCGTGGTGATGCTACTACTATGGCGTTTATCGAATTAGTATAATCTACTGATTCAACCCTTCTTCGGGCTTTGCCCGAAACTTTCATACTACAAACACTAACTAATTGAAATCTATGGACAAACTATCTGTTTAGATGTTTCAATTACCTTTAAAGAGAATATAATGGCAGATTTTGGATTCGGTACCTACAGGATAAGTGAACATAATCCTCAGCATATAGAGGCTTTGCGTGAAGCAGTTATAGGCGGTATAAAACTCATAGATACTTCGACGAACTATATGGACGGTGAGGCTCAGCGTGCTATAGCTAAAGCTATGAAGCTTCTAAGCGATGAAGATGTAAAAGATATCGAGATAGTCTCCAAAGTAGGCTATATTCAAGGTTCTACTTTAGAGCGCCATAAACAAAGCAGCTTTGAAGAGGTAGTAGAATACAGCGAAAGCTGTTACCATAGTATTTCACAGTCTTTTATCAAAGATCAGATAAGCGTATCTTTACAAAGACTTGAGGTGGACAGTATCGACTGTCTGCTGCTGCATAATCCGGAGTATTACATCTTAGACGGGATAAACCGCGGCGTAGAGAAAGATGACAGACTAGACGGGATGTACCAAAGACTCTTTGACGCTTTTTTAGCGTTAGAAGAGGAGATACGTGCGGGCAGAATAAAAAGCTACGGTATCAGTTCTAACAGCTTTGCAAAACATCCCAATGATGAAGAGTATCTGCCGTATGAAGACCTTTTGACTCTTGCTGCTGATGCGGCAAAAGAGCTTAGAAATAAAAGACATAGTTTCACGACCATAGAGCTGCCTGTAAACATGCTTGAAACCGAAGGGCTTAGATGTGCTGCTTGGGCGAAAGAAAACGGTTTAAGAGTCCTTGTAAACCGCCCGTTAAATGCTCAAAAAGATAAACTTATGTATAGATTGGCTGATTATGAGGAGCCAAGAGAGTATTATTATCACTTAAACGAGCTTTTGGAACTCACCGACAATGAACCCTTAAGACCGATGTTTAATCTTATCTCTCAACTTGATCAAAGCAAGCATAAATTTGGATGGGTCGGAGAGTATGATATATTTTTGTATTCACAGGTAGTTCCCCATATCAGAAAGTTCTTACAGCCGTTAGATGATGAGAATAAAGCGACTTTAGTCGAGTTTATCGACCTGTTTTTGCAGGAATACGGCAAAATGGTAGCGTATGAGTGCTCTAGAAACACGAGAGTCCAGTTAAAAGAGGAGCTTAAAGATTGTCATGCTTCATTGCAAAACTGTGCTTTAAAATTTTTACTTAACAATGAAAATATCGATTATGTCTTAGTCGGTGCAAGAAAACCGATCTATGTGGCAGATATTCTATCGATCGGGGATGAACTCCTTAAAAATAGATAGAAAGAATATCTTTTATCACATGTTAAGCAATATTTTCATATTTTATGAAATAAATATATAATATATATAAGGTGTAAGATGATACCGTTTACAGATGAAGAGTTAATTGAACCGGTTAAAAATGTTATAGAGAAAGTTCGTCCATCACTTGCGCTTGACGGAGGAGACATAGCTTTCATAACAGTAAAAAATTCTACGGTATATGTGCAGCTTCGCGGTGCATGTGTAGGGTGTGGAAGTAGTGGAAACACTCTAAAGTATGGTGTTGAAAGACAATTAAGAATGGATATACATCCGGAACTTACAGTTATTAATGTACCGATAGGTATGGAAAACGATATAGATAAATTATAAATCAGGAAAGATGCATGAGTAAAATTAGTAAATATAAAACTCTATCTCTTGCAAATGACAGTTTTTTAAAATCAGATTACGATACGGCACTTAGATATTTTGCCGAAGTGTTGCACGATTACCCCGACTCAAAAGAGGCTTATAACGGGGCGATCCTGGCAGAGATGGCGATGAGCGGTGAAGACGGCGCCGAGGCTCTTTTTGATTATTATACGATATTAAAAGATGAAGATAAAGAGCAGGCAGACCAAGTCATATCTGAGATACTTGAGACAATAGACGGAACACTTGATCAATTAAAAACAATTTTTGCACAACCTTTAAAAGATAGATTGGAACAGGAAAACGGGATCCTATATAAAGATTTTATATCTTTAGTAGAGGATGAGGGAGACTTCAAAAGAGTGTTTGAAAACATCATGTTTTCGACAAAAGTGATTATCTCGGAGAAAGAGGATTTTGTCGATTTTCTAGATAGATTGATGACTCACGGATTTAAAGAGATGGCACTTTCATATTTGGAGAGTGCATTATCTATCTATCCAAATGACAACCAATTAAGAGAGCTGTTAAAACGTTTAGCACAAGCGAGAAATATTGAAAATTGAACTTCCTAACCAGCCGTATAAGTATAT includes the following:
- the rpsD gene encoding 30S ribosomal protein S4 is translated as MARYRGPVEKIERRFGVSLALKGERRLAGKSALEKRPYAPGQHGQRRKKISEYGLQLNEKQKAKFMYGVSEKQFRTLFQEANRRTGNTGSILITLLETRLDNVLYRMGFASTRRFARQLVNHGHVLVDGKRVDIPSYAVKPGQKVEIREKSKKNPQILRAIELTNQTGLAPWVDIDADKVFGIFTRLPEREEIIIPVEERLIVELYSK
- the rpsK gene encoding 30S ribosomal protein S11, whose protein sequence is MAKRKAVRKKVVKKNIARGVVHISASFNNTLVTITDEMGNMIAWSSAGSLGFKGSKKSTPFAAQQAVEAAVEKAKVHGIKELGIRVQGPGSGRETAVKAVGAIEGIRVTFMKDVTPLPHNGCRAPKRRRV
- the rpmJ gene encoding 50S ribosomal protein L36 — translated: MKVRASVKKMCDDCKVVKRKGIVRVICKNPKHKQRQG
- a CDS encoding NAD(P)H-dependent oxidoreductase — its product is MTNDFMKAMDFRHACKIFDENKKISDDEMHYIMEAARKSPSSFGMEAWKFLVITNEELKAKLRPLCWNQVQITSCSHLVVILAGIENVKPESGVPKKRFQRRDMPEEKLEFYLNLYADHLKETLSSDENIYSWTARQTYIAAGNMMTAAAYIGIDSCPIEGLDKKAVEETLGLDTTKYQLSMILPFGYRVNEQSSQLRLPYEEVVEYIR
- a CDS encoding DUF465 domain-containing protein, coding for MLHEYRDIITHMKENEAANAHFLKIFDRHNELDDKITKGENGDMPLTDAELETLKKEKLLLKDEAYGMILKYKKEHNL
- a CDS encoding histidine phosphatase family protein, which codes for MKKIYIIRHAKSSWKDLNLDDFERPLNKRGQNDAPFMAKTLKKKGVKPDIIISSPALRAKTTAQIIAQEVGFKKSILYIEKIYEAEVEDLYDVVRNIDEKYKTVFIIGHNPGLNMFVESLVGFHENIPTCGILELEINCKNNKDISASCSEFISFDYPKRYK
- the rpsM gene encoding 30S ribosomal protein S13, encoding MARIAGVDLPKKKRVEYGLTYIFGIGLHKSRQILEATGINPDKRVHELDSEDVAAITKEIRDSHIVEGDLRKQVAMDIKALMELGSYRGLRHRRGLPCRGQKTKTNARTRKGKRKTVGSA
- the rplQ gene encoding 50S ribosomal protein L17, whose translation is MRHRHGYRKLGRTSAHRGALLKNLSIALIENGKIETTVPKAKELRSFVEKLITTAGKGDANAHRAVFAALQNKEATKKLVNEIAPQYVERAGGYTRITRTRIRRGDATTMAFIELV
- a CDS encoding aldo/keto reductase; the protein is MADFGFGTYRISEHNPQHIEALREAVIGGIKLIDTSTNYMDGEAQRAIAKAMKLLSDEDVKDIEIVSKVGYIQGSTLERHKQSSFEEVVEYSESCYHSISQSFIKDQISVSLQRLEVDSIDCLLLHNPEYYILDGINRGVEKDDRLDGMYQRLFDAFLALEEEIRAGRIKSYGISSNSFAKHPNDEEYLPYEDLLTLAADAAKELRNKRHSFTTIELPVNMLETEGLRCAAWAKENGLRVLVNRPLNAQKDKLMYRLADYEEPREYYYHLNELLELTDNEPLRPMFNLISQLDQSKHKFGWVGEYDIFLYSQVVPHIRKFLQPLDDENKATLVEFIDLFLQEYGKMVAYECSRNTRVQLKEELKDCHASLQNCALKFLLNNENIDYVLVGARKPIYVADILSIGDELLKNR
- a CDS encoding NifU family protein translates to MIPFTDEELIEPVKNVIEKVRPSLALDGGDIAFITVKNSTVYVQLRGACVGCGSSGNTLKYGVERQLRMDIHPELTVINVPIGMENDIDKL
- a CDS encoding S1-like domain-containing RNA-binding protein; translation: MTQNEHIHIGRVNTLLVDRYTSPGLYLVAADGEDVLLPNQYYNESMKVGDLLDVFVYTDSEDRLVSTTLRPTAMIDEFGLFEVVDTTKFGAFVNWGLPKDLFVPKALQKQPFQVGDKKLLRVVIDEQTDRLIGTQKFVKYLDDKPQGLFRNSAVEILIYDETPLGYKCIVDNKYNGLVYRNEVFETVHVGDKRTGYVKNIRNDGNIDISIQKIGQERKDDSSTKVLELIKKNGGSMPYNYKSDSQLITDAFGMSKKAFKHSLTVLQEKNLIEVKDTGIYLK
- a CDS encoding outer membrane protein transport protein, which codes for MKKTIKLAVVAALALGTTSAFATNGSNLIGMGAKTRGMAGTGIGMSHGAESALVNPALITSVKGTEISFGGTLFMPNVKNTNDLGAGGVSADSDAKMNVIPEVSLATKVNDNFYWGVGMWGTAGMGTDYRSSKDIASGGTQMQMVTNLQLMQFGVPLAYTMEGVSVAITPVLQYGALDINYNSTGLPGGDKVGAGIAQDLKFGYNLGLSYQTSGITIGATYKSQIDMEYQGQLSNAMQAFGLTGYTNDKLSTPAEIGAGVSYAFDGNTIAIDFKQIQWSKAKGYEDFKWDDQNVISVGYEYATADWAARIGYNYAKSPISEQSGFAGSLTAPSSGLINTFNLLGFPAIVESHYAIGGTYNFSTTTSLDLAFTYAPEVSNTYTNFTTVTDITTKHSQTSASAQLNYAF
- a CDS encoding DNA-directed RNA polymerase subunit alpha yields the protein MNKIKTTPLLPQEFVVEQISDNEANIIAYPFETGYAVSLAHPLRRFLLSSSVGYAPIAIKIEGAKHEFDSVRGMLEDISDFIINLKGIRFKLKNDATAVEANYSFVGPCEIKGSDLNSDEVEVVTPDAFLATLNEDATLNFSIIINQGIGYVPSEDIRDDLKEGYIALDTFFTPVRRATYKIENVLVEDNPNFEKVVLNIVTDGQISPLDAFRNSLEVMYAQLAVFNSEISIKTPVSIERAEESAELKKLTARIEELGLSARSFNCLDRSNIKMIGEIVLMSENDLKNVKNLGKKSFEEILEKVQEFGFAVGADLSDDLVSSLKKKIEAE